A genomic stretch from Candidatus Nitrososphaera gargensis Ga9.2 includes:
- a CDS encoding DUF4184 family protein, with product MTLTPLHVAFVWWMLKPGLGRLSFAAMTVGAMIPDIEPLVAWIFGWSVFCGWDFPCSPAPDRLVLHSIVGALTVDVALTILFVKILGRLLKVGRLGIRGFDRVKIMDVSLYVSAAIGALSHVLVDWLHHPANPIFWPFLVNGSYYVGGLLLQFMGVLPASALVAAVSSAIMVATVNRALNKSGHNFWLVLSNPPKALMLITENLSKS from the coding sequence GTGACGCTTACCCCTCTTCATGTTGCCTTTGTGTGGTGGATGCTCAAGCCTGGCCTTGGCAGGCTGAGCTTTGCCGCCATGACGGTAGGTGCCATGATCCCAGACATCGAGCCTCTTGTCGCTTGGATCTTTGGCTGGTCGGTGTTCTGCGGGTGGGACTTTCCCTGCTCGCCGGCCCCTGACAGGCTGGTTCTGCATTCAATCGTCGGCGCTCTGACCGTAGATGTCGCCCTGACGATCCTGTTTGTTAAGATACTTGGCAGGCTCTTGAAGGTGGGAAGGCTTGGGATACGCGGCTTTGACCGCGTCAAAATAATGGACGTTAGCCTTTACGTATCTGCGGCCATCGGCGCCCTGTCTCACGTGCTTGTCGACTGGCTCCACCATCCTGCAAACCCAATCTTTTGGCCGTTTCTGGTCAATGGCTCGTACTATGTCGGCGGCCTGCTCTTGCAGTTCATGGGCGTACTGCCTGCCTCGGCGCTGGTGGCGGCCGTATCCAGCGCGATAATGGTCGCTACGGTAAACAGAGCTCTCAACAAGAGCGGCCACAACTTTTGGCTGGTGCTTTCAAACCCTCCAAAAGCCCTGATGCTGATAACGGAAAACCTGAGCAAGAGCTGA
- a CDS encoding transcription initiation factor IIB: MLIKSAGIICPNCGDGQKVTDVESGELICTKCGFVIRERVGNEEEDWSVLAREPGSKLRTSPTSLARSGMGLSTIIGRPDMSAGSGLNAAMRSTFDRLRAWDFRIKGQDERSLRRAFVELDRLRSALGLSDAIVEKTAYIYRRAQERGLVRGRTMRAVLGAAIYIVQREMGVSGTLQDIINATNTTEKDLARAYRILLRELDLKVPMLDPAKCVSRVASKANISERTKRKAMDMIYNVIKSGLAAGKDPMGLAASVLYIACTSSGEPKSQAAIADAAGVSEVTLRKNQRMIIEQAAT; encoded by the coding sequence ATGCTAATAAAGTCGGCGGGCATCATATGCCCAAACTGCGGCGACGGCCAAAAGGTCACCGATGTCGAGTCGGGCGAGCTTATCTGCACAAAGTGCGGCTTTGTGATACGCGAGCGCGTAGGCAATGAGGAGGAGGACTGGAGCGTCCTTGCCAGAGAGCCGGGCAGCAAATTGAGGACCAGCCCCACTTCGCTTGCCCGCTCTGGCATGGGCCTCTCCACGATTATCGGCAGGCCGGACATGAGCGCCGGCAGCGGCCTCAACGCGGCCATGCGATCGACCTTTGACCGCCTGCGGGCGTGGGATTTCAGGATAAAGGGGCAGGACGAGCGGAGCCTCAGGCGCGCATTTGTTGAGCTTGACAGGCTGCGGAGCGCGCTCGGGCTGTCAGATGCGATAGTCGAAAAGACCGCCTACATCTACCGCCGGGCGCAGGAGCGGGGGCTTGTACGGGGCAGGACGATGCGCGCCGTGCTGGGTGCGGCCATCTACATCGTGCAGAGGGAGATGGGCGTCTCTGGCACCCTGCAGGACATCATAAACGCGACAAACACGACAGAAAAGGATCTTGCAAGGGCCTATAGGATACTGTTACGCGAGCTTGACCTGAAGGTCCCGATGCTTGACCCTGCAAAGTGTGTCTCCCGTGTGGCGAGCAAGGCCAACATAAGCGAGCGCACAAAGCGGAAGGCGATGGACATGATCTACAACGTCATAAAGAGCGGGCTTGCGGCAGGCAAGGACCCTATGGGGCTTGCAGCATCGGTGCTGTACATAGCCTGCACGAGCAGTGGCGAGCCAAAAAGCCAGGCTGCTATAGCGGACGCGGCCGGCGTATCAGAAGTGACCTTGAGAAAGAACCAGCGAATGATTATCGAGCAGGCGGCTACATGA
- a CDS encoding winged helix-turn-helix transcriptional regulator produces MIEGLTDGKGATCAIVGVWEVLGRRWSLHILKNLSTKEVIRFNELKRSLAGISSTVLSERLLELEREGLVTKKIYPEVPPRVEYSMTPQAKELEVIIKELARWAEKWKRPAGLRVATAATVAAQKKSSS; encoded by the coding sequence ATGATAGAAGGACTAACGGACGGCAAGGGCGCGACGTGCGCTATAGTAGGTGTATGGGAAGTGCTGGGCAGAAGGTGGTCTCTCCACATTTTGAAGAACCTCAGCACAAAAGAAGTCATCAGGTTCAACGAGCTAAAGCGATCGCTGGCTGGCATCAGCAGCACGGTGCTATCGGAGCGCCTACTGGAGCTGGAGCGCGAAGGGTTGGTCACAAAAAAGATCTATCCTGAAGTGCCGCCAAGGGTGGAGTATAGCATGACCCCTCAGGCAAAGGAGCTTGAAGTGATAATAAAAGAATTGGCCCGCTGGGCCGAAAAGTGGAAGCGCCCAGCAGGGTTGAGAGTAGCTACCGCTGCTACCGTGGCTGCGCAGAAAAAAAGTAGTAGCTAA
- a CDS encoding SUI1 family translation initiation factor, with translation MSDFDSMDDLIKEIERGEANIVITKDVRKFRKPVTVVSGLQENKNAKDVTRQLKTKIGTGGTFKDGQIILQGDHRETVKAMLVEMGFKEESIEVY, from the coding sequence GTGTCCGACTTTGATTCGATGGACGACCTGATAAAAGAGATTGAGAGAGGAGAAGCAAACATCGTGATTACAAAGGACGTCAGAAAGTTCCGCAAGCCGGTGACCGTGGTGTCCGGCCTGCAGGAGAACAAGAATGCCAAGGACGTAACCAGGCAACTAAAGACCAAGATCGGCACTGGCGGCACGTTCAAGGACGGTCAGATAATTTTGCAGGGCGACCACCGAGAGACTGTCAAGGCGATGTTGGTCGAGATGGGCTTCAAGGAAGAATCAATCGAGGTGTACTAG
- a CDS encoding Ntn hydrolase family protein, translating into MTAETGSYGSATRYPYFYGPEGRLVLVDSALEAVRRGSTTIGIKTPAFALLASHIKPVRPLIDPAEKIFTIDGHVGATGSGYIGDILQLIEELRLEAQKHRLNFESPIDIGSLAKHLGSFLHNYTIYAVRPQAASVIVAGVDQAGVQLYQVDPSGTFMRGSGFVIGQSADIALDVVQREYSADMSVEQAVGLSNKAIEKALGERPVVEIGVVTAQDRRFQKLH; encoded by the coding sequence ATGACAGCAGAAACTGGAAGCTACGGTTCAGCAACAAGATACCCGTACTTTTACGGGCCTGAAGGCCGGCTAGTGCTAGTCGACAGCGCGCTGGAAGCCGTACGCAGGGGATCTACTACAATTGGGATCAAGACGCCGGCGTTTGCGCTGCTGGCAAGCCACATCAAACCCGTCAGGCCGCTGATAGACCCTGCTGAAAAGATATTCACAATCGACGGCCATGTCGGGGCAACAGGCTCGGGGTACATCGGAGACATACTGCAGCTGATCGAGGAGCTGAGGCTTGAGGCGCAGAAGCACAGGCTCAACTTTGAAAGCCCGATCGACATCGGATCGCTTGCAAAGCACCTTGGGTCGTTCCTGCACAACTATACAATATACGCTGTCAGGCCGCAGGCGGCATCAGTGATCGTTGCAGGCGTAGATCAGGCCGGCGTACAGCTCTACCAAGTGGACCCAAGCGGCACCTTCATGAGAGGCTCGGGCTTTGTGATCGGCCAGTCGGCTGACATTGCACTGGACGTGGTGCAGCGCGAATACAGCGCCGACATGAGCGTCGAGCAGGCAGTCGGGCTGAGCAACAAGGCGATAGAAAAGGCACTAGGCGAGCGGCCTGTAGTCGAAATAGGCGTAGTCACAGCTCAGGACAGGCGGTTTCAGAAGCTGCACTAG
- a CDS encoding MarR family transcriptional regulator, whose protein sequence is MESDAPHEKSSALKEEAKAEDSVVVVKEKQVISGDGKTAQILVEEEEEEQEALSAADFHNNDNKILAVLNETGSNYSFKGLMRKLNLHQQSLSRALHRLEGMGLVEKSLVGYRLSRTGESAISKFDMHRPKGREYMQLLQTYIPLNVRATEIIRQLVGKWFKNLRWLGMIESGTGYTLQWSSDDGSFQINLRLISDYIVIETNASTEKEKVEAMVGSYAIYEQITKAMQSKLGAYMDRQQLGHSNNN, encoded by the coding sequence GTGGAAAGCGATGCCCCTCACGAAAAATCTTCTGCCCTCAAGGAAGAGGCCAAGGCAGAGGATTCTGTTGTAGTGGTAAAAGAAAAGCAAGTGATCTCTGGTGACGGCAAGACGGCGCAGATACTTGTTGAAGAAGAAGAAGAAGAGCAAGAAGCGCTTTCTGCGGCTGATTTTCACAACAACGACAACAAGATTCTGGCAGTATTGAACGAAACGGGATCGAACTATTCGTTCAAGGGCCTGATGCGCAAGCTCAACCTTCACCAGCAAAGCCTGTCAAGAGCGCTGCATAGGCTCGAAGGAATGGGGCTTGTGGAAAAGTCGCTGGTAGGGTACAGGCTCAGCAGGACAGGCGAGTCTGCGATTTCAAAGTTTGATATGCATAGGCCAAAGGGCAGGGAATACATGCAATTGTTGCAGACCTACATCCCACTCAATGTGAGAGCTACCGAAATCATACGCCAGCTGGTAGGCAAATGGTTCAAGAACCTCAGGTGGCTTGGCATGATAGAGAGCGGCACTGGCTACACCCTCCAGTGGTCAAGCGACGACGGCTCATTCCAGATCAACCTGCGGCTAATCTCCGACTACATTGTGATAGAGACCAACGCGTCCACCGAAAAGGAAAAGGTTGAGGCTATGGTGGGGTCGTACGCGATCTATGAGCAGATAACAAAGGCGATGCAGAGCAAGCTTGGCGCATACATGGACAGGCAGCAGCTTGGCCACAGCAACAATAATTGA
- a CDS encoding Ntn hydrolase family protein has translation MTTIVGIKTKEGVVLGSDKRASKGFFIGSKITQKIAKIDDTLAVAIAGQLSDAEYLIKVAKAERRLIELRRGFPLTVKESARLISNLAYSGMKNYQPYFVELLVAGVDQEGGHIYAADMSGAITSEDFASSGSGSPIAYGVLESMYHKEITNEEAKQVATKAVSAAMERDPGSGNGIDVLVIPNLVVQEVAR, from the coding sequence ATGACAACAATAGTAGGCATCAAGACCAAGGAAGGAGTCGTGCTGGGCTCTGACAAGCGCGCCAGCAAGGGCTTCTTCATCGGGTCGAAAATAACGCAAAAGATAGCCAAGATAGACGACACGCTCGCAGTGGCAATAGCCGGCCAGCTGTCAGACGCGGAATACCTGATCAAGGTGGCAAAGGCGGAGCGCAGGCTGATCGAGCTACGCAGGGGGTTCCCGCTGACTGTCAAAGAGTCTGCACGCCTGATATCCAACCTTGCATATTCCGGCATGAAGAACTATCAGCCGTATTTTGTAGAGCTGCTAGTGGCAGGGGTAGATCAGGAAGGCGGGCACATCTATGCTGCCGACATGAGCGGTGCGATAACAAGCGAGGACTTTGCGTCTTCTGGCTCCGGCTCGCCAATAGCGTACGGAGTGCTTGAGAGCATGTACCACAAAGAGATCACGAACGAGGAAGCCAAGCAGGTCGCCACAAAGGCAGTGTCTGCAGCAATGGAGCGCGATCCGGGCTCTGGCAACGGGATAGACGTGCTAGTGATCCCGAACTTGGTAGTACAGGAGGTTGCAAGGTAG
- a CDS encoding DUF4396 domain-containing protein, whose translation MQGHHSSNMKEMHQHQHGGSSSLRWATAKHALRCLIGCNIGEGAGVAIGFLLGWDVTSTLVLAVGLAFAVGYVFTLILMLKTLPLRQAARVTVVGDTASISAMEFTENLLAFTIPGFMMASLTEPIFWLGLSIILPAGYVVSYPAMYWAMKREQRKRAGAQAPIRTTTNFC comes from the coding sequence ATGCAAGGACATCATAGCAGCAACATGAAAGAGATGCACCAGCATCAGCATGGTGGCAGCAGCAGTCTGCGGTGGGCGACTGCAAAGCACGCCCTTAGGTGCCTGATAGGATGCAACATCGGCGAAGGAGCTGGAGTCGCAATAGGATTCCTGCTAGGGTGGGACGTGACCTCGACGCTTGTGCTGGCCGTAGGGCTGGCGTTTGCTGTCGGCTATGTGTTTACTCTGATACTGATGCTAAAGACATTGCCTTTGAGGCAGGCAGCAAGGGTGACGGTAGTTGGCGACACTGCAAGCATCTCGGCAATGGAGTTCACTGAGAACCTACTGGCGTTTACCATACCGGGCTTTATGATGGCGTCACTGACCGAGCCAATATTCTGGCTGGGCCTTAGCATAATACTGCCGGCCGGATACGTGGTGTCATATCCTGCTATGTACTGGGCCATGAAACGTGAACAGAGAAAAAGAGCAGGTGCGCAGGCCCCCATCCGCACCACCACTAATTTTTGTTGA